The Myxococcus virescens sequence ACCGCGCCGGTGCCCGCCGCCGAGCCCGCGCCCACCGTGGAGACGGACTCCGCTCCCGCGACGACAGACATGGCGGGGCAGGAGGCGCCGCCGGTTCCCGATGATGCGCCGGTGCTGGCGTCCGACCTGGGCTCCGATGCGCCGCGCACCACGGATGCGCAGCAGCAGCGGCTGGTGAACGGAGCGCCGCTCTACAACCCCAACGTGTCGGTGCACATCGTCCAGAAGAAGCGCTTCGCGGACGAGGGCCGCCACGAGCTGACGGTGTACCCGGCCACGCTGCAGGTGAACGGGAAGTACACCCGCCACGCGGGCACGGCGGCGCACTACACCTACCACCTGCAGGAGAACTTCGCCCTCCAGGTGATGGGCCAGTACAACTGGTACTCGAACGAGAGCGACTTCAACCTGGAGCTCATCGACAAGGTCCGTGAGCAGGCGCAGGCGGCCTCGTCGCTGCTCCTGGTGTGGGGCGCCCACGCGGGCGTGGAGGTGACGCCGCTCTACGGCAAGTTCGCCTTCCTCAACAACTCGCTCGCGCAGTTCAGCGTGGTGCTCAGCGGCGGCGCGGGCATCGGCTCCACGCGCCACCTCATCCGCCCCGCGGTGACGAATGATGTGGAGGGCGAGTCGTTCCAGGTGCCCGCGCGCTTCGGTGACACGGGCACCAAGTTCATGGGCTCGGTGGGTGGGGGTTTCCGGCTCCAGTTCGGCGAGTCGTACGCGCTGCGCGTGGAGGTGCGGGACCTCATCTACACCGCGCGCGTGGACCGGGTGGACGGCTGCAACCTGGCGGACTTCGAGGCGCTCGAAGCGGCGCGTTCCACCAACCAGGACTTCGCCTCGCTGAACCTGAGCGGCAGCTGCCGCTACGAGAAGTTCGACGGCGTCGACCCGAAGACGAAGAAGAACTACCGCGAGGACATCATCCTGGGCCGGGACCTGGTGGCCGAGCCGTCCTCGGACGTCCTCAACAACGTGAGCTTCTACGCCGGCTTCTCAGTCCTCTTCTGATGCTCAGGAAGGCCCGAACCGCCATGAAACGACTGCTCAGTCTCTTCGTCGCCCTGGCGCCGCTCGCGGTGTCCGCCCAGCCTGATTCGGGTGGCTACAACCGCGCGCTGGCCGCCTTCAACGCCGGTGACATGGACACCGCCGCGCCCCTCTTCTTCGAACTCGCGGAGAGCGCCTCCGACGCGGAGGTGAAGGGCAAGGCGGAGTACTTCCTCGGACAGGCCCTGGCCCAGAAGGGCCTGCCCGTGGCCGCCTTCATCGCCTATGCGGCCATCGTCAATGCCGGACCCTCGCACCCCTCGTATCTCAAGGCGGTGGAGGGATTGGTGGACATGCAGCAGCAGCTGGATGAGCACAACCTCATCCCCAGCATCCTCAACCAGGCCTACACCGACGAGGTGCGCGACCGCTGGGTGACGCTGCCCAAGGAAGTGCTCGCGCGCATCAACTACCTGGTGGGCACGGTGAGCCAGCGCAAGAGCCGCTTCGAGGAAGCGCGCTCGCTGCTGGAGGCGGTCCCCCAGGACAGCCGCGTGTATGCGAAGTCCCGCTACTTGCTCGGCGTGGTGCTGGCGGACCCGCGCTTCCCGGGCCGTCCCGGCGAGTCCTCCGTGTTGGACAAGGACGCGCTGGCCGCCTTCAACGCGGTGCTGGCCGCGAAGGAGGGGCAACTGGACTTGCGCGCCACGCAGCACCTGGCGCTCATCGCCCTGGGCCGGCTCCACTACCGCCGCGGTGAGTACACCGACGCCAGCGCCGCTTATGAGCGGGTGCCGCGCTACTCGCGCTATTGGGACCAGGCCCTCTTCGAGAACGGCTTCGCGCGCTTTCAGAACGAGGACTTCGGCGGGGCGCTCGGCAGCCTCCAGGCGCTGCATGCGCCGCAGTTCGCCGGGGCCTTCCAGCCCGAGTCGTGGATTCTCAAGGCGACCGTCTATTACTACTCGTGCCTCTACGACGAGGTGAAGACGACGCTGGCGGCCTTCGACGAAATCTACGGGCCCATGGAGCGGCAACTGGAGCCTTTCACCGGGGAGGACGTGCCGCTGGTGCAGTCCTTCAACCTGGTGGCGGCGGAGAACCGCCGGTTGCCGCGCCCGGTATACCTGTGGCTGCGCAACAACGAGCGCATCCGCGAGGTGATGCGGATGCTGGAGCGCGTGGACAACGAGAAGCGTGCGCTGACGAACGGACGCTGGCGCGGCACGCCGCTGGCGGCGCAGTCCACCGCGTCGCTCGAGGAGGTGCGCGGGACGCTGCTTCAGGTGGGCGGCACGCTGGCGCAGAGCCGCATCCGTGAGGCAGCGGACAATCTGCGGACCTTCTCCGACCAGGCGGAAATCATCCGCGTGCAGACGGCATTGGATGAGAAGGACTTGCTGCAGGCCGGCGTGGACCAGAAGGCGCTGCTGACGCGGCAGTCGCTGTATCGCCCGAAGATGCCGGGCGCGGCCTGGAACTACTGGAAGTTCCAGGGCGAGTTCTGGATCGACGAGATTGGTTATTACCAATACACGCTGAAGCGTGGCTGCCCGGCGAAGACCGCTGAACAGCAGCCGTAGGTTCACGAGCGCCGCCGTCACGCATGCACGTACCTTGAGGGGCCGGCTCCACGCGACACCGCGTGGAAGCGGCCCCTCTGTCGTTGTTGACAGTGCGCAAGCACCATTCCACCGCCACTTCTCAATCCAGAAGTGCGCATCTACTTTCCGTCGTCCCTCGTCAGTGGGTGCTGGATTGCCCGCATGCCGGGGCGGCTTCACGGCAGGAGCTCGCATGAAGGTGGTTCTTCGTTTCGGTGCGCTGGCGGTGGGCGCGGTGCTCATCACTGGCGGGGTGGGAGAGGCGGCGGAAACGCAGGCCCGCAAGGGGGGGAAGAAGCCCGCCGCGGCGTCCGCGTCGAAGACCTCCGGTGCGTCCAGCAAGGCGGGCGGGAAGAAGAAGTCCGCGAAGGCCCAGGTCGACCGCAAGGCAGAGGAGAAGGCTCCGCCGCCGGGGGTTGCGCCGGAGGATGTGCGGCAGGGGCCGGCGCGCGTTCAGCCTGCGTCGGCGAAGTTCGCGGAGCTGCCCCGCATCCCGGACGCCAAGCGGGACGCGCTGGCGGACAAGAAGCGCGACGAGGCCATCGCCGCCTTCAAGCGCCTCATCCCCAAGCTGCGGGACGGCAATCCGCAGAAGGCGGAGATGCTCTACCGCCTGTCGGAGCTCTACTGGGAGAAGTCCAAGTACCTCTACCAGCTGGAGATGACGCGCTTCCTCGCGGCGGAGAAGGACTACGACGCGGCCGTGGCGCGCGGCGAGAAGGTGGAGCCGCCCAAGAAGAACCACGCGGACAGCGAGCGCTACCGCACCGAAACGATGGGCATCTACGAGGACATCCTCCGCGCGTACCCGGACTATCCGCAGCGCGACGAGGTCCTCTTCTCCATGGGGTACAACTACTACGAGCTGGGACGCCGCGAGGACGCGGTGGCCCGCTACGAGGAGTTGATCCGCGACTTCCCGAAGTCGCAGTTCGTGCCGGACGCGTACATCCAGCTCGGCAACCACTACTTCGAGAACAACAAGCTCATCCCCGCCAAGGAGAACTATGAGAAGGCGCGGGACTCGGGCGTGCCGAAGATCTACGGCTACGCCGTCTACAAGCTGTCCTGGTGCGACTACAACACCGGCGACTACGAGCTGGGGCTGAAGAAGCTCCACGAGGTGGTGGACTACGCCGCGAAGAGCCCCGAGCTGGGTGATCTGCGCACCGAGGCGCTCAACGACCTGACCGTCTTCTACGTCCAGTTGGACCAGCCGAAGGAAGCCATCGCCTACTTCAAGGCGAAGGCGCCGGCGCAGCGCGTGGGCCGCCTGCTGGCCAAGACGGCCGCGGGCCTGGTGGACGCGGGCCACTTCGACAGCGCCATCCTCACGTACCGCACGCTCGTGGACGACGAGCCCATGGGCGCCAGCGCGCCGGAGTACCAGCAGGCCATCGTCCGCGCCCACGAGGGGCTCCGCCAGCGCCAGCTGGTCCGCAAGGAAATGAAGCGGATGGTGGACCTCTACAGCCCCGGTGGCGAGTGGTGGAAGGCCAACGAGGGCAAGACGACCGTCCTCCGCAACGCCTTCAACGTCACCGAAGAGGCCATGCGCGTCATGGTCACCGAGTACCACCAGGAGGCGCAGAAGACGCGCCAGGTGGAGACCTACCGGCTGGCGCGTGACATCTACAAGCAGTACGTGGACGCGTTCGCCTCCAACGCGAACCCGGACTTCGTGGCGGACTCCGCCTTCAACCTCCGCTTCTTCTACGCGGAAATCCTCTGGGCCCTGGAGGAGTGGGAAGCGGCGGCGGCCGAGTACGACGCCGTGGTGGCCTTCAAGATTCCGGACCGCGACACCGCGCGCGAGGTCTCCAACGAGACGTACCGCAAGAGCGCTGGGTACAACGCCATCCTCGCCTACGACAAGTTGGTGAAGATCGAGCGCGGCCAGCTCGCCAGGAGCGACCTGCGCGACGGCCAGAAGGTTGACGAGAAGAAGGACAAGGGCGACGTCGCCAAGCAGAAGATCGTCAAGCGCGACGCGAAGGACCGCGAGGAAGAGGCGCTCACGAAGTTCGAGGACCGGCTGGTCGCCGCGTGCGACGTCTACGTGAAGCTGTATCCGAACACGCAGGACGAAATCGACCTGCGCTACCAGGCCGCCGTCATCCTCTATGACCGCAGCCACTTCGTGGACGCGGCCCGGCGCTTCGGCGAAATCATCGAGAAGTTCCCCGAGGAGCGCCGCTCGCGCGACGCGGCCGACCTCACCATGTACGTGCTGGAGAGCCGCGAGGAGTGGCTCGAGCTGAACACGCTGTCGAAGAAGTTCCTGGAGAACAAGAAGCTGGCCAAGCCCGGAACGGACTTCGCCGTGCGCGTCAGCCGCGTCGTCGAAGGCAGCCAGTACAAGTGGGTGGACGAGGTCGTCTACAAGAAGGAGAAGAACCCGAAGAAGGCCGCCGAGGAGTTCCTCCGCTTCGTGTCCGACTTCCCCAAGTCAGAGAACGCGGACCGTGCGCTCACCTACGCGATGGTCATCGCGCAGGAGGCGGGCGAAATCGACAAGGGCCTGGCCGCGGGTGAGCGCTTCCTCAAGGAGTACCCGCGCAGCCCCTTCGAGCTGAAGGCGCGTTACTCGCTGGCGGGCCTCTACGAGAAGGTCGCTGAGTACCGGAAGGCCGCCGTCATGGCGGAGTCCTTCGTGGCCAGCTACGACGCCGCGATGAAGGCGGACGATGCCAACGGCAAGCGCAAGGCGACCAAGACGGCCGCCAAGGCGAATGTCGCGCCGGGCGCCGAGGACGCGGAGTCCAAGCGCGAGCGGAAGGCCGCCGAGCGCAAGGCGCTGCTGGAGGAGGCCGGAGGCTGGCTGGCGGATGCGCAGTTCAATGCGGGCGTCTGGTGGGAAGGCGCGGGTGAGCCGCAGAAGGCCGTGGCCGCCTACAACACGTATGTCTCCCGCTTCAAGGACCGCAAGGACGTGCCGCAGGTGGCCTTCGCGGCGGCGCTCGCGTGGGAGAAGGAGAAGAAGTGGAGCGAGGCGGCCCGGGCGTTCGGCGCCTTCGCGGAGACGTACGGCCGTGACTCGCGCTCCAGCTCCGCGCAGGTGTACCAGGCGCGCTACCACGAGCTGCTGGCGTACGAGCAGCTGAAGAACGTACGCGAGCAGGAGCGCGTGCAGGGCGAGCTGGTGCGGGCGTGGAACCGGCTGCCGGAGAGCGCTCGCAAGGACGCGGCGGTGCTCAATGCCTACGGCCATGCGCGCTTCCTGTCGCTGGAGCCGGCGTGGAAGCGCTACGTGGGCATCCGCTTCTCGCGGGTGAGCACCATCCGACGGGACCTGGCGGCGAAGCAGAAGGAGATTCAACGGCTGGAGAAGGAGTACCTCGCCGTCCTGTCCACCGGCTCCGGTGACTGGGGCATCGCGGCGCTCACGCGCATCGGCCTGGCCTATGCCGACTTCGCGCGCAACATCATGGACTCGCCGGACCCATCCGGGCTCGATGAGGAGCAGCTCGCCATGTACCGCAGCGAGCTGGAGAACCTGGCGTTGCCGCTGGAGGACAAGGCCGCCGAGGCCCTGGAGAAGGCGCTGGAGAAGGCCTACGAGCTGGGCGTCTACAGCCCGTGGACCCTGGCCGCGCAGGACCAGGTGAACCGCCTGCGTCCGGGGGCCTACGCGCAGGTGCGACAGGTGAACTACCGCGGCAGCGACACACTCGTCCGCTCGGACCTGGTGCGCGTGCTGGAAGGCGCCACCGCGACGACGCCGGTCCCGGAGGATTCCTCGATGCCCTCGGATGACGAGGCGCAGGCACCCACGGCGGCGCGCGGGGAGGTGCTGCGATGAAGCCGTTTCGCATCGATTCCTTTCAGGTTGGGGCGGGGAAGACGCAGATGACCTGGTTCCGTTCGCTCCTCGTCGGCTCGCTGGCCTTGACGGCGGCGTGCGCCTCGGGGCCTCAGAAGAAGCAGACCGCCGCGCCGGAGGTGACGCCGCCCGCGGCGCAGCAGCCCGCGCCCGAGCAGAAGCCGGTGCCGCCTCCCGCGCAGAAGTCCGGCAGCGCGCAGTCCGCCTTCGCGGCGGCGCTCCAGTCCTATGAAGCAGGGGACCTGGACGGCGCGCGCAAGGGCTTCGAGGCGGTGGTGGATGAACTGCCGCAGAGCCTCAACGCGCAGTTCAACCTGGGCGTCATCGCGGAGCGCCAGGGCCGTCCGGATGACGCGCGCGTGGCCTACGAGAAGGTCCTCCTGCTGGACCCGGCGCACGTGCCCGCGGTGGTCAACCTGGGCGTCATGTACCGGGAGCAGGGGCGGCTGGACGAAGCCATCGCGTTGTTCCAGCGGGCGCTGAAGACGCCGGGGCGCGAGTACGACGCGTCGCTGCTCAACAGCCTGTCCGTCACCTATCGCGTCGCCGGAAAGCTGGACGAGTCCGAGGCCGCCGCGCGCCGCGTGCTGGTGCGCAACAAGGACAACCCGGGGGCGTACAAGAACCTGG is a genomic window containing:
- a CDS encoding tetratricopeptide repeat protein translates to MKVVLRFGALAVGAVLITGGVGEAAETQARKGGKKPAAASASKTSGASSKAGGKKKSAKAQVDRKAEEKAPPPGVAPEDVRQGPARVQPASAKFAELPRIPDAKRDALADKKRDEAIAAFKRLIPKLRDGNPQKAEMLYRLSELYWEKSKYLYQLEMTRFLAAEKDYDAAVARGEKVEPPKKNHADSERYRTETMGIYEDILRAYPDYPQRDEVLFSMGYNYYELGRREDAVARYEELIRDFPKSQFVPDAYIQLGNHYFENNKLIPAKENYEKARDSGVPKIYGYAVYKLSWCDYNTGDYELGLKKLHEVVDYAAKSPELGDLRTEALNDLTVFYVQLDQPKEAIAYFKAKAPAQRVGRLLAKTAAGLVDAGHFDSAILTYRTLVDDEPMGASAPEYQQAIVRAHEGLRQRQLVRKEMKRMVDLYSPGGEWWKANEGKTTVLRNAFNVTEEAMRVMVTEYHQEAQKTRQVETYRLARDIYKQYVDAFASNANPDFVADSAFNLRFFYAEILWALEEWEAAAAEYDAVVAFKIPDRDTAREVSNETYRKSAGYNAILAYDKLVKIERGQLARSDLRDGQKVDEKKDKGDVAKQKIVKRDAKDREEEALTKFEDRLVAACDVYVKLYPNTQDEIDLRYQAAVILYDRSHFVDAARRFGEIIEKFPEERRSRDAADLTMYVLESREEWLELNTLSKKFLENKKLAKPGTDFAVRVSRVVEGSQYKWVDEVVYKKEKNPKKAAEEFLRFVSDFPKSENADRALTYAMVIAQEAGEIDKGLAAGERFLKEYPRSPFELKARYSLAGLYEKVAEYRKAAVMAESFVASYDAAMKADDANGKRKATKTAAKANVAPGAEDAESKRERKAAERKALLEEAGGWLADAQFNAGVWWEGAGEPQKAVAAYNTYVSRFKDRKDVPQVAFAAALAWEKEKKWSEAARAFGAFAETYGRDSRSSSAQVYQARYHELLAYEQLKNVREQERVQGELVRAWNRLPESARKDAAVLNAYGHARFLSLEPAWKRYVGIRFSRVSTIRRDLAAKQKEIQRLEKEYLAVLSTGSGDWGIAALTRIGLAYADFARNIMDSPDPSGLDEEQLAMYRSELENLALPLEDKAAEALEKALEKAYELGVYSPWTLAAQDQVNRLRPGAYAQVRQVNYRGSDTLVRSDLVRVLEGATATTPVPEDSSMPSDDEAQAPTAARGEVLR
- a CDS encoding outer membrane beta-barrel domain-containing protein, whose amino-acid sequence is MRPFLSLALLVATATQAAPRVPAPAFALAQVQQVPAPGAETSVPPPSMQPQSLPEAPVGPATRPEPLVPAEASEASAPPAGVRPNAAPAQGTDEVPVSEPSRVDDTAPVPAAEPAPTVETDSAPATTDMAGQEAPPVPDDAPVLASDLGSDAPRTTDAQQQRLVNGAPLYNPNVSVHIVQKKRFADEGRHELTVYPATLQVNGKYTRHAGTAAHYTYHLQENFALQVMGQYNWYSNESDFNLELIDKVREQAQAASSLLLVWGAHAGVEVTPLYGKFAFLNNSLAQFSVVLSGGAGIGSTRHLIRPAVTNDVEGESFQVPARFGDTGTKFMGSVGGGFRLQFGESYALRVEVRDLIYTARVDRVDGCNLADFEALEAARSTNQDFASLNLSGSCRYEKFDGVDPKTKKNYREDIILGRDLVAEPSSDVLNNVSFYAGFSVLF